One window of Brevibacterium pigmentatum genomic DNA carries:
- a CDS encoding type II secretion system F family protein, which produces MIPLLIGVCVGLGVLLWSGTTRGRLQSLLGESTTDPTDTEAAAPEAGTAGSGTERAVADDQLAFDLDLVAICLTSGLPIPVALTLTAEATDDRSGLQRIARAMTIGGRRLADDDRLLPVLEVFEFSEHTGVGPAPLIESVAEELRASSRRRRQEAAASLGVQLVLPLGVCILPAFLLLSVVPVVISLLSDLTTVFF; this is translated from the coding sequence ATGATTCCCCTGCTCATCGGTGTCTGTGTCGGGCTCGGCGTGCTGCTGTGGTCGGGAACGACCCGCGGGAGACTGCAGAGCCTCCTCGGCGAGAGCACGACCGATCCCACCGACACCGAGGCGGCCGCACCGGAGGCGGGAACGGCCGGATCGGGCACAGAGCGGGCGGTGGCCGATGATCAGTTGGCGTTCGACCTTGACCTCGTGGCGATCTGCCTGACCTCGGGCCTGCCGATTCCCGTGGCGCTGACCCTGACCGCCGAGGCGACCGACGACCGATCGGGTCTGCAGAGGATCGCGCGTGCGATGACGATCGGGGGACGCAGACTCGCCGACGACGACCGGCTGCTGCCGGTGCTCGAGGTCTTCGAGTTCTCCGAACACACGGGTGTCGGCCCGGCACCTCTCATCGAGTCCGTGGCCGAGGAGCTGCGAGCCTCCTCCCGCCGTCGTCGGCAGGAGGCCGCCGCCTCATTGGGAGTGCAGCTGGTGCTGCCCTTGGGTGTGTGCATTCTGCCGGCGTTCCTGCTGCTCTCAGTCGTGCCGGTCGTGATCTCGCTGCTCTCCGACCTCACGACCGTGTTCTTCTGA
- a CDS encoding GNAT family N-acetyltransferase, with protein sequence MAPVTPFNQLSNVEQAENYAENLFIGRSVRLRPLREDDLPYLEQWWFDPSIVVLQNHTVLPRPEGGVSEQFSQWSANTSSEAVGFSIELTETEEFVGHVTLYGRNPINQSATLAIVLGPEFHGRGYGSDAVRLAVKYGFLQLGLNRIELQTWAFNTRGIASYTKAGFVEEGRRREAVFFNGRRHDEVIMAILKDDWAGNT encoded by the coding sequence ATGGCACCGGTCACACCCTTCAATCAGCTGTCCAATGTCGAACAAGCCGAGAACTACGCCGAGAACCTCTTCATCGGTCGATCCGTGCGTCTGCGCCCCTTGAGGGAGGATGATCTGCCCTACCTCGAACAGTGGTGGTTCGATCCCTCGATCGTGGTCCTGCAGAATCACACGGTTCTGCCGCGGCCGGAAGGGGGAGTGTCCGAACAGTTCTCGCAGTGGAGCGCGAACACGTCGAGCGAGGCAGTCGGCTTCAGCATCGAACTGACCGAAACCGAAGAGTTCGTCGGTCACGTCACGCTCTACGGACGCAACCCCATCAATCAGTCCGCCACTCTGGCGATCGTGCTCGGCCCCGAATTCCACGGCCGCGGATACGGTTCGGACGCCGTGCGACTGGCCGTGAAATACGGGTTCCTCCAGCTGGGACTCAACCGCATCGAGCTGCAGACCTGGGCGTTCAACACCCGCGGGATCGCCTCCTATACAAAGGCGGGATTCGTCGAAGAAGGCCGTCGACGCGAAGCCGTGTTCTTCAACGGCCGTCGTCACGACGAAGTGATCATGGCCATCCTCAAAGACGACTGGGCCGGCAACACCTGA
- a CDS encoding DUF4244 domain-containing protein yields MATTSPPPEIDDPPTRQIEPVEDHQVIEEFWEPDTGATTAEYAITTLAACGFAALLVVVLKSEPIKELITGVISSALGLGS; encoded by the coding sequence ATGGCCACCACATCACCGCCCCCGGAGATCGATGATCCGCCGACGCGGCAGATCGAACCCGTCGAGGATCACCAGGTGATCGAAGAGTTCTGGGAGCCCGACACCGGAGCGACCACCGCCGAATATGCGATCACCACTCTGGCCGCGTGCGGATTCGCCGCTCTGCTCGTCGTGGTTCTCAAATCCGAACCGATCAAGGAACTCATCACCGGGGTCATCTCCTCGGCGCTCGGGTTGGGAAGCTGA
- a CDS encoding TadE family protein, with translation MGTATAEFAVVMPAVVLLIVLLTGAAAVGFSQLRAFDAARSAAREIARGEPQAAVVSEAKKHAGDSSTVRVRADGGYSVVTVTIELPAAIFFLDTVDANATARFEGDRSGPS, from the coding sequence TTGGGAACGGCGACGGCGGAATTCGCGGTCGTCATGCCGGCCGTCGTGCTTCTCATCGTCCTGCTCACGGGAGCAGCCGCGGTCGGCTTCTCCCAGCTGCGAGCCTTCGACGCGGCACGGTCCGCGGCCCGTGAGATCGCCCGTGGCGAACCCCAGGCCGCAGTCGTGTCCGAAGCGAAGAAGCACGCCGGTGACTCCTCGACGGTTCGCGTCCGAGCCGACGGCGGATATTCGGTCGTCACGGTCACGATCGAACTGCCGGCCGCGATCTTCTTCCTCGACACCGTCGATGCGAATGCCACCGCGCGATTCGAAGGCGACAGGAGCGGGCCGTCATGA
- a CDS encoding Rv3654c family TadE-like protein — translation MTNIVVGLCSIVFVLVAAIGSLGQAFVAHSRAQSAADLAALAAADAVRGLATGEPCEMAKEVAKRNGGHLEDCRASLSEQSAYVVIEVDIPGPLPKVREEAVAGK, via the coding sequence ATGACGAACATCGTCGTGGGGCTCTGCTCGATCGTGTTCGTCCTCGTCGCCGCCATCGGCAGCCTCGGCCAGGCCTTCGTCGCCCACAGTCGGGCGCAGAGCGCTGCGGACCTGGCTGCGCTCGCCGCCGCGGACGCCGTGCGGGGACTGGCCACCGGAGAACCGTGTGAGATGGCGAAGGAAGTCGCGAAGCGCAATGGCGGTCACCTCGAGGACTGCCGTGCTTCGCTCAGCGAACAGTCCGCCTATGTCGTCATCGAAGTCGACATCCCCGGGCCTCTGCCGAAGGTCAGAGAGGAGGCTGTCGCTGGGAAATGA
- a CDS encoding DEAD/DEAH box helicase, producing MASSALLDIVTGFGARDERIVHVRDIPQRFERDAEWPDWIDEELRHACHAIGVDALWQHQLEAAQTARDGSDVVIATPTASGKSLGFWLPVLEAIQSTRGKLRTASAIYIAPTKALAADQLDKLERFVIQGMRPASYDGDTSQVSKDWARRHANIIFTNPDMLHRSVLPQHERFARMFKNLRFIVIDEAHRYRGVFGSHVALILRRLLRIAAHYGASPVVIGASATMADPDVAFAKLTGRPAHAVTEDSSPRAAGSFALWEPPVSPGGDRRSGLVEAADVITDSMCAGFRSITFIASRRGTEALAQTVRDQVGQVDETLTGKVAAYRGGYLAEERRMLETALRSGQLLAVASTNALELGIDISGLDLVIISGWPGTLASLWQQAGRAGRAGQRWMAVFIARDDPLDTYVVHHPEVIFDSPVDAGVIHPGNPHVLSGHLCAAAAEVPLKSADLVHFPDNSSEVIDDLVEAKLLRARPTGWFWAKDQPATDLSDIRGSGGGQFSLVEASTGTLLGTVDESGAHTGAHPGAVYTHQGIDFTVLDLDLEDRIVAVERAEVDYTTQPRSQTEISIVDTDAQRVLTSGVAVCSGTVDVKDQVVAYRMRAKRGGAIIAEHELDLPERTLRTKAVWWTIPQSVLDEAEVVSGDLPGAVHAAEHASIGLLPLFAGCDRWDIGGVSTALHADTGLATVFVYDGLTGGAGFAERGSEVIEEWLGATRDAIAACECIEGCPSCVQSPKCGNGNEPLEKDAALRLLRSVLR from the coding sequence ATGGCCTCCTCTGCTCTTCTCGATATCGTCACCGGTTTCGGTGCCCGGGATGAGCGGATCGTCCATGTCCGCGATATCCCGCAACGGTTCGAACGGGACGCGGAATGGCCGGACTGGATCGACGAGGAGCTCAGGCACGCCTGCCATGCCATCGGCGTCGACGCTCTGTGGCAGCACCAGCTCGAAGCGGCACAGACAGCCAGGGACGGTTCCGACGTCGTCATCGCGACCCCCACCGCGTCGGGCAAGTCATTGGGATTCTGGCTGCCGGTGCTCGAAGCGATCCAATCGACTCGCGGGAAGCTGCGCACCGCCTCGGCGATCTACATCGCGCCGACGAAGGCGCTGGCCGCCGATCAGCTGGACAAACTCGAACGGTTCGTCATCCAGGGCATGCGGCCGGCCAGCTATGACGGGGACACCTCGCAGGTCTCGAAGGACTGGGCGAGACGGCATGCGAACATCATCTTCACCAACCCGGACATGCTCCACCGCAGCGTTCTGCCCCAGCACGAGCGCTTCGCTCGGATGTTCAAGAACCTCCGCTTCATCGTCATCGATGAGGCCCACCGGTACCGCGGAGTGTTCGGGTCCCATGTCGCGCTCATCCTGCGCCGCCTGCTGCGCATCGCCGCCCACTATGGCGCGTCCCCGGTCGTCATCGGAGCCTCGGCGACGATGGCTGACCCGGACGTGGCTTTTGCGAAGCTGACCGGTCGGCCCGCACATGCGGTGACCGAGGATTCGTCGCCGCGGGCGGCCGGCAGCTTTGCGCTGTGGGAACCCCCGGTGTCTCCGGGCGGGGACCGGCGCAGCGGTCTGGTCGAGGCAGCCGATGTCATCACCGATTCGATGTGCGCGGGCTTTCGGTCGATCACGTTCATCGCCTCCCGCCGCGGCACCGAAGCCCTCGCGCAGACCGTCCGCGACCAGGTGGGACAGGTGGACGAGACCCTGACCGGCAAGGTCGCAGCGTACCGGGGCGGGTATCTGGCCGAAGAGCGCAGGATGCTCGAGACCGCTCTGCGGTCGGGCCAGCTGCTGGCCGTGGCGTCGACGAATGCCCTGGAGTTGGGCATCGACATCTCCGGGCTCGACCTCGTCATCATCTCCGGCTGGCCGGGAACTCTGGCGTCCCTGTGGCAGCAGGCGGGGCGCGCCGGCAGGGCCGGGCAGCGGTGGATGGCCGTGTTCATCGCCCGCGATGATCCGCTCGATACGTACGTCGTCCATCATCCCGAAGTCATCTTCGACTCCCCCGTCGACGCCGGGGTCATCCATCCGGGCAATCCGCATGTGCTCTCGGGCCATCTCTGTGCGGCTGCCGCCGAAGTGCCGCTGAAGTCAGCCGACCTCGTGCACTTCCCGGACAATTCGTCCGAGGTCATCGACGACCTCGTGGAGGCGAAGTTGCTGCGGGCACGACCAACCGGATGGTTCTGGGCCAAAGACCAACCGGCCACCGACCTGTCCGATATCCGCGGTTCCGGCGGTGGACAGTTCAGCCTGGTCGAGGCGAGCACCGGCACTCTGCTGGGCACTGTCGACGAATCGGGTGCCCACACGGGCGCCCATCCGGGAGCGGTGTATACGCATCAGGGCATCGATTTCACCGTCCTCGATCTCGACCTCGAGGACCGCATCGTCGCCGTCGAACGTGCCGAGGTCGACTACACGACTCAGCCGCGCTCGCAGACTGAGATCTCGATCGTCGACACCGATGCACAGCGCGTTCTGACCTCCGGGGTGGCGGTGTGCAGCGGCACCGTCGACGTCAAGGATCAGGTCGTGGCCTACCGGATGCGAGCCAAGCGCGGTGGAGCGATCATCGCCGAACACGAACTGGACCTGCCGGAGCGCACTCTGCGGACGAAGGCCGTGTGGTGGACGATCCCGCAGAGCGTCCTCGACGAGGCAGAAGTCGTCTCCGGCGACCTGCCCGGCGCCGTCCATGCCGCCGAGCACGCATCGATCGGTCTGCTGCCGCTCTTCGCCGGCTGTGACCGCTGGGACATCGGCGGAGTGTCGACCGCACTGCATGCCGACACCGGACTGGCGACGGTGTTCGTCTACGACGGCCTGACCGGTGGTGCGGGATTCGCCGAACGCGGCAGCGAGGTCATCGAGGAGTGGCTGGGTGCGACCCGGGATGCCATTGCAGCATGCGAGTGCATCGAGGGGTGCCCGTCGTGTGTGCAGTCGCCGAAGTGCGGCAACGGGAACGAACCGCTGGAGAAGGACGCTGCGCTGCGGCTGCTGCGCAGCGTGCTCCGGTAG
- a CDS encoding DUF7059 domain-containing protein, with protein sequence MTDLPLAHLGETLYRSGYTEPRLRQFWGAATSEALLRNNPAPAIHHCTRTLSDESATAADRALAGAALLFHLHRTIPVTEVRALLGESFDTAAEAGLITVDDDEVTAPFALTPYDLPVGVPRGFRLGDENLYLVADHGTLTTPDVLDGKFVLGLGGAGRTLVSITPRDHVGVAADIGTGCGIQALLLARHSDRVIATDISHRALRLAELSAGLNGVTTIEFRHGSLLEPLSDPVDLLVSNPPFVITPRSTDITFEYRDGGMTGDRLVRELFTRIPAHLTAGGRSVCLGNWEAASGTDDGPETWVDDADTSVFVIEREALDPIAYAETWIRDGGIPRASTAWNEAASAWIDDFATRGVDEIVFGYVLMSRSDNDVPTIESADSAGSQDTSSLAGGPSGEGSIQNPGESHLGAGEQSARARGVPHHDHRDSDVAGIGRTRGDRRDRVPARRTSSNIVISFREHRNPTRSPWNRGSASGRSSTSIRRWPGSCLSPMGR encoded by the coding sequence GTGACTGATCTGCCGTTGGCCCACCTGGGCGAGACCCTCTACCGTTCCGGATACACCGAACCGCGGCTGCGCCAGTTCTGGGGTGCCGCGACCTCGGAGGCGCTGCTGCGCAACAATCCCGCACCCGCCATCCACCACTGCACTCGGACGCTTTCTGACGAGTCGGCGACGGCCGCCGACCGCGCACTGGCCGGTGCCGCGCTGCTGTTCCATCTCCACCGCACCATCCCGGTCACCGAGGTCCGAGCTCTGTTGGGGGAGTCCTTCGACACCGCCGCCGAGGCGGGGCTGATCACCGTGGACGACGACGAGGTGACCGCCCCGTTCGCGCTGACCCCCTATGATCTTCCCGTCGGTGTTCCGCGCGGCTTCCGTCTCGGGGACGAGAACCTCTACCTCGTCGCCGATCACGGCACCCTGACCACCCCGGATGTGCTCGACGGCAAGTTCGTGCTCGGACTCGGCGGTGCCGGCCGGACGTTGGTGTCCATCACCCCGCGCGACCATGTCGGCGTGGCCGCCGATATCGGCACCGGCTGCGGAATCCAAGCCCTGCTGCTGGCACGCCACAGCGACCGGGTCATCGCCACCGACATCTCCCACCGAGCCCTGCGCCTGGCTGAACTCTCGGCCGGACTCAACGGTGTGACGACGATCGAATTCCGGCACGGGTCTCTCCTCGAACCGCTGAGCGATCCCGTCGATCTGCTCGTGTCGAATCCGCCGTTCGTCATCACCCCACGCAGCACGGACATCACCTTCGAGTACCGGGACGGCGGCATGACCGGGGACCGACTGGTTCGGGAACTCTTCACCCGGATCCCTGCGCACCTCACCGCGGGCGGACGCAGCGTCTGCCTCGGAAACTGGGAAGCCGCCTCGGGGACGGACGATGGACCGGAGACCTGGGTCGACGATGCGGATACATCGGTGTTCGTCATCGAACGCGAGGCCCTTGACCCCATCGCCTACGCGGAAACGTGGATCCGCGACGGCGGGATCCCTCGTGCCAGCACCGCCTGGAACGAGGCGGCATCTGCCTGGATCGACGACTTCGCCACCAGAGGTGTGGACGAAATCGTGTTCGGGTACGTGTTGATGAGCCGTTCCGATAACGATGTGCCAACGATTGAATCTGCAGACTCCGCGGGCAGCCAAGACACGTCGAGCCTCGCCGGCGGGCCGTCGGGGGAAGGGAGTATTCAAAACCCGGGTGAGAGTCACCTCGGCGCCGGCGAACAATCCGCACGGGCTCGCGGAGTTCCTCACCACGATCATCGCGATTCGGACGTGGCTGGCATCGGCCGGACCCGAGGAGATCGCCGAGACCGCGTTCCCGCTCGCCGGACCTCGTCGAACATCGTCATTTCGTTCCGGGAGCACCGGAACCCAACTCGATCACCTTGGAACAGGGGATCGGCTTCGGGCAGGTCTTCGACCTCGATACGGCGTTGGCCGGGTTCGTGTCTGTCGCCGATGGGACGCTGA
- the topA gene encoding type I DNA topoisomerase, which yields MTATEKKPRRLVIVESPTKARTIVGYLGDGYDVEASVGHIRDLPTPSELPADMKKGPYGKFAVDVDNNFDPYYRIDPGKKKKVTELKRLLKDADELYLATDEDREGEAIAWHLLEVLKPKIPVKRMVFHEITPEAIERALENTRDIDTSLVDAQETRRILDRLYGYEVSPVLWRKIRAGLSAGRVQSVATRLVVERERERMAFVPADYWDLDIDLGLPDGTNPFAANLTTLDGSRVATGRDFNDKGELKNSSATVVDQVRAESLATELNGSAKDALTVTAVESKPYSRRPAAPFTTSTLQQEAGRKLRMSARQAMRTAQSLYEHGYITYMRTDSSALSGQAIAAARKQVTELYGPEFVPQSPRQYASKQKSAQEAHEAIRPAGDSFRTPAQVSKQLNGDEFRLYDLIWKRTVASQMADAKGKTATIKVSAALADGHEAGFSASGTVITFRGFLAAYEEGQDASRYDTKSGESRLPQVEEGQALSVVKAEADGHTTAPPPRFTEASLVKQLEELGIGRPSTYAATISVIQDRGYVTTRGNALVPSWLAFSVVRLLEEHFTGLVDYAFTADLESELDRIAMGEEDRNDWLAGFYFGDKGQDREGLKAIVDDLGDIDAREVNTVAISEGVNLRVGRYGPYLEVASEKEGEDPKRVSVPDDLAPDELTAAKAAELIESQGDGDRELGVDPETGHTIVAKNGRFGPYVSEVLPEPEEKPKRGAKKPKPRTGSLFKSMDLNSIDLETALKLLSLPRVVGQDEEGTDITAQNGRYGPYLKKGADSRSLTDEEQIFNITLEEALKIYAEPKQRGGRRAAAPLKELGEDPETKKPVVVKDGRFGPYVTDGETNATLRKDDSVEAVTLERAATLLAEKRAKGPAKKKAPAKKAPAKKTAAKKTTAAKTTAAKKTTASKSTASKTTTAKKTTASKSTASKSTAARTTAAKKTSTAKPKTP from the coding sequence GTGACCGCAACCGAGAAGAAGCCCCGTCGCCTCGTCATCGTCGAGTCTCCGACGAAGGCGCGAACGATTGTGGGATACCTCGGCGACGGTTATGACGTCGAGGCCTCCGTCGGTCATATCCGCGACCTGCCCACCCCCTCGGAGCTGCCCGCCGATATGAAGAAGGGGCCGTACGGAAAGTTCGCTGTCGACGTCGACAACAACTTCGACCCCTACTACCGGATCGATCCGGGCAAGAAGAAGAAGGTCACCGAACTCAAGCGTCTGCTCAAGGACGCCGACGAACTCTATCTGGCAACGGATGAGGACCGCGAGGGAGAGGCCATCGCCTGGCATCTGCTCGAAGTCCTCAAACCGAAGATCCCGGTCAAGCGCATGGTCTTCCACGAGATCACGCCCGAAGCGATCGAACGTGCCCTGGAGAACACCCGCGATATCGACACCTCGCTCGTCGATGCGCAGGAGACCCGCCGCATCCTCGACCGTCTCTACGGCTACGAGGTCTCACCCGTGCTGTGGCGCAAGATCCGTGCAGGGCTCTCGGCCGGACGTGTCCAGTCCGTGGCCACCAGGCTCGTCGTCGAACGCGAACGCGAACGCATGGCCTTCGTGCCAGCCGACTACTGGGACCTCGACATCGATCTCGGTCTGCCGGACGGGACGAACCCGTTCGCCGCGAACCTCACCACCCTCGACGGGTCGCGGGTGGCCACCGGTCGTGACTTCAACGACAAGGGCGAGCTGAAGAACTCCTCGGCGACGGTCGTCGACCAGGTACGCGCGGAGTCTCTGGCCACAGAGCTCAACGGCAGTGCGAAGGATGCGCTGACGGTGACCGCGGTCGAGTCGAAGCCGTACTCCCGCCGCCCGGCCGCGCCGTTCACGACCTCGACCCTGCAGCAGGAGGCCGGACGCAAACTGCGCATGAGCGCTCGTCAGGCGATGCGCACCGCCCAGTCGCTGTACGAGCACGGCTACATCACCTATATGCGTACCGACTCCTCGGCGCTGTCGGGTCAGGCCATCGCCGCCGCCCGCAAGCAGGTGACCGAACTCTACGGCCCCGAATTCGTTCCGCAGTCACCGCGCCAGTACGCGAGCAAGCAGAAATCGGCACAGGAGGCCCACGAGGCGATCCGCCCTGCCGGTGACTCCTTCCGCACCCCGGCGCAGGTGTCCAAACAGCTCAACGGCGATGAGTTCCGCCTTTACGACCTCATCTGGAAGCGCACCGTCGCCAGTCAGATGGCCGATGCGAAGGGCAAGACCGCGACCATCAAGGTCAGTGCAGCTCTCGCCGATGGTCATGAGGCCGGATTCAGCGCCAGCGGCACCGTCATCACCTTCCGCGGGTTCCTCGCCGCCTATGAAGAGGGCCAGGACGCGTCCCGCTACGACACGAAGTCCGGGGAGTCGCGGCTGCCGCAGGTCGAAGAGGGCCAGGCGCTGTCGGTCGTCAAGGCCGAAGCCGACGGACACACGACCGCTCCGCCGCCGCGTTTCACCGAGGCCAGCCTCGTCAAACAGCTCGAGGAGCTCGGCATCGGCCGTCCCTCGACCTATGCGGCGACGATCTCCGTCATCCAGGACCGCGGCTATGTGACCACTCGCGGCAACGCACTGGTGCCCAGCTGGTTGGCGTTCTCCGTCGTGCGCCTGCTCGAGGAGCACTTCACCGGACTCGTCGACTACGCGTTCACCGCCGACCTCGAATCCGAACTCGACCGGATCGCGATGGGCGAAGAGGACCGCAACGACTGGCTGGCCGGGTTCTACTTCGGCGACAAGGGTCAGGACCGAGAGGGACTCAAAGCAATCGTCGACGACCTCGGCGATATCGATGCCCGTGAGGTCAACACCGTCGCCATCAGCGAGGGTGTCAACCTGCGCGTCGGTCGCTACGGTCCCTACCTTGAGGTCGCCTCGGAGAAGGAAGGCGAGGACCCGAAGCGGGTCTCCGTCCCCGACGATCTGGCACCCGATGAGCTGACAGCGGCGAAGGCGGCCGAACTCATCGAATCCCAGGGCGACGGCGACCGTGAGCTCGGTGTCGATCCGGAGACCGGACACACCATCGTGGCGAAGAACGGTCGTTTCGGACCCTATGTCTCCGAGGTGCTGCCCGAACCTGAGGAGAAGCCGAAGCGTGGTGCCAAGAAGCCGAAGCCGCGCACCGGTTCCCTGTTCAAGTCGATGGATCTGAACTCGATCGACCTCGAGACCGCGCTCAAGCTGCTCAGCCTTCCCCGTGTGGTCGGTCAGGACGAAGAGGGCACGGACATCACCGCGCAGAACGGCCGCTACGGACCGTACCTGAAGAAGGGCGCGGACTCCCGTTCCCTGACGGATGAGGAGCAGATCTTCAACATCACCCTAGAGGAGGCGCTGAAGATCTATGCCGAGCCGAAGCAGCGCGGCGGTCGTCGTGCCGCGGCACCGCTGAAGGAACTCGGCGAGGATCCGGAGACGAAGAAGCCCGTCGTCGTCAAGGACGGCCGTTTCGGGCCGTATGTCACCGATGGTGAGACGAATGCGACTCTGCGCAAAGACGACTCCGTCGAAGCCGTGACCCTCGAACGTGCGGCGACTCTGCTCGCTGAGAAGCGCGCGAAGGGACCGGCGAAGAAGAAGGCTCCGGCGAAGAAGGCCCCCGCCAAGAAGACGGCCGCGAAGAAGACGACGGCAGCCAAGACGACAGCCGCGAAGAAGACGACCGCGTCGAAGTCAACAGCGTCGAAGACCACCACTGCGAAGAAGACGACGGCTTCCAAGTCGACTGCGTCGAAGTCCACGGCAGCGAGAACTACGGCTGCGAAGAAGACGAGCACGGCCAAGCCGAAGACCCCCTGA
- a CDS encoding GNAT family N-acetyltransferase gives MTVTIREAEPTDLPDILRLVHALAVYEKEPDAVEATEADFAAVMFPDGGQANTFGLVAESGGEVIGIAIWFHSFSTWTGRNGIWLEDLFVAPEHRGSGAGKALLGRLAQICQERGLTRLEWCVLKWNTPSIGFYESLGAKPQDEWETYRLDGQALTDFAESSRG, from the coding sequence ATGACCGTCACCATTCGTGAAGCAGAGCCGACCGACCTGCCCGACATCCTGCGCCTCGTCCACGCACTGGCCGTCTACGAGAAGGAACCGGACGCGGTCGAGGCCACCGAGGCGGATTTCGCCGCGGTGATGTTCCCCGACGGGGGTCAAGCGAACACGTTCGGCCTCGTGGCCGAATCCGGCGGCGAAGTCATCGGCATTGCGATCTGGTTCCATTCGTTCTCCACCTGGACCGGCAGGAACGGCATCTGGCTCGAGGACCTCTTCGTCGCGCCCGAACATCGCGGTTCGGGAGCCGGGAAGGCGCTGCTCGGTCGGCTGGCGCAAATCTGCCAGGAGCGTGGACTGACTCGACTCGAATGGTGCGTGCTCAAATGGAACACACCGTCGATCGGTTTCTACGAATCGCTGGGCGCGAAGCCGCAGGACGAGTGGGAGACCTACCGACTCGACGGCCAGGCGCTCACCGACTTCGCGGAGTCATCGCGCGGCTGA
- a CDS encoding lipoate--protein ligase family protein: MTTVAADGLGPVEELAFARVLLDSVKAGRRGATLRMYRPAPTLAFGARDRFLPGFATAIEAARDHGFTPALRSLGGRAAAYHPGSLVIDHIEPSDSFITNTTARFTGFGEDYVEVLRGLGVDARLGEIPGEYCPGEHSVNVAGRIKAIGTAQRVVSGAWLFSSSVVVEDPDPIRAVLTDIEAALGIDWDPSTGGSISEIHPEVTIDSVAEAFAAYYSDANPHTPLSPTAEELAEVAAHADKHRL, translated from the coding sequence ATGACCACGGTGGCCGCAGACGGTTTGGGACCGGTGGAAGAACTCGCGTTCGCCCGCGTCCTCCTCGATTCGGTCAAGGCCGGACGTCGCGGGGCGACTCTGCGGATGTACCGACCGGCTCCGACCCTGGCGTTCGGTGCTCGGGATCGTTTCCTGCCCGGCTTCGCCACCGCCATCGAAGCGGCCCGGGACCACGGTTTCACGCCTGCACTGCGCAGCCTCGGCGGGCGTGCGGCTGCCTACCATCCGGGATCTCTGGTCATCGATCACATCGAACCGAGTGATTCGTTCATCACGAACACCACCGCACGATTCACCGGTTTCGGTGAGGACTATGTCGAGGTGCTGCGGGGGCTGGGCGTCGATGCCCGCCTCGGCGAGATTCCCGGCGAATACTGTCCGGGTGAGCACAGCGTCAACGTGGCCGGTCGGATCAAGGCGATCGGCACCGCCCAGCGTGTGGTCTCCGGGGCGTGGCTGTTCTCGTCGTCCGTCGTCGTCGAGGATCCGGATCCGATCCGCGCCGTCCTCACCGATATCGAAGCCGCCCTCGGAATCGATTGGGATCCGTCCACGGGCGGATCGATCAGCGAGATCCATCCCGAGGTGACGATCGATTCCGTCGCCGAGGCGTTCGCCGCCTACTATTCCGACGCGAATCCGCATACGCCCCTGTCCCCCACCGCCGAGGAGCTGGCCGAGGTGGCCGCCCACGCGGACAAGCACCGGCTGTGA